From the genome of Streptomyces sp. SID8374:
CCACCGTGACGAGCATCCTGGTGATGATCCTCGTCGGCATCTTCTTCGTCTCCGGCGCCGACGCCGCCTCGATCGTCATGGGCACGCTCTCGCAGAAGGGCGTCCTGGAGCCCAGCAAGTGGGTCGTCATCTTCTGGGGTGTCGTGACCGGGGCCGTGGCCGCGATCATGCTGCTCATCGGTGACGGCAAGGAGAACGCGCTGGAAGGGCTCCAGAACCTCACCATCCTGGTCGCCGCGCCCTTCGTCGTCGTCATGATCGGCATGTGCGTGGCCCTGATGCGGGACCTGCGCAGGGACCCGCAGATCGTCCGCCAGGAGTTCGGCGTGGAGGCGGTCGAGTCCGCGGTGATCGAGGGGCACGCCAAGTACGACGGCGACTTCGAGATCCGGATCGGCCCCGGCACGACCGTCACCACGGACGAACGCCACAAGGACACCCCGATCGAGAAGGGCCCCCAGGACTGACCCCCGGGGACCCCTGCGCACATACGGCGGCGGCTCAGCCCACCAGGGCGGCCGCCGCCCGTGCGCAGCCCCAGGCCACGGTCACGCCCGCACCCCCGTGCCCGTAGTTGTGGACCAGCAGACCGCCGCCCGGCAAGGCCTCCGCCTCGATCCGCACCCCGGCCTCCCGCGCCGGCCGCAGCCCCACCCGGTGCCCCAGCACCCGGGCGCCCGCGATCTCCGGCCGGACCCGCGCACACCGCGCCACGATCTCCCGGGCCGTCCCCGGATCGGGCTCCCGCCGCTCGTCGTCCGCCTCGGCCGTGCCGCCCAGCACCAGACCGGCCGGCTGCGGGAAGAAGTACGTCGTCGCGGCGGACGCCGGATCGGCCTCGGTGAACCACTCCGCGATCCCCGGGTTCTCCACCACGACCAGCTGCCCCCGCACAGCCCGCACCCCCGCGTCCGGCACCAGCTCGCGCGCCCCCAGCCCCGTGCAGTTCACCACCACCGGGGCCGACGCCGCGGCCTCCTCGAACCCGGACACCGCCCGCCGCTCCACCGCGCCGCCCGCCGCCACCAGCCGCCCCTCCAGCCAGGCCAGGTGGACCGGCATGTCCAGCAGCGGCAGCACCACCCGCAGCCCCTCGGCCACCTCCACGGCACCCTTCAGCTCCGCCGCCCACGGCCCCAGCGCCGCGAACCGCTCACCGCCGTGCACCCCCGCCACCAGCCGTACGCCGGTGCCACCGGGCCCGGCCGCCAGCTCCTCGTACACCGCCAGTGTCTCCAGCGACCAGGCGCCGACCCGCTCCGCCGGTTCGATCCGGTACGGCCACCACAGCGCGCCCGCCACCGCCGAGGTCGTCGCCCCGGCCGGATCGCGCGACCAGACCCGCACCCGCAGCCCGCGCTCCGCCAGCGTCACGGCGGTGGTCAGGCCGATGACCCCACCGCCCACCACGATCACATCCGCCACCACGGTCACTCCCGTCCCCTCGGCACACGCGCGGCCCGATCCACGCCCGTCGCTGGACGGACGCTAACGGACCCCGGAAGCCAGCGACCAGGGGCGCGGGGCGAAGGGCACGGAGCACCGGCGACTAGGATCGGCACCCTGATGACTGCCACCCTCGTCGCCAAGGACCTCGCCGCCGGACACGGCGACCGCACACTCTTCGCCGGACTCGACCTCGTCGTCGCCCCCGGAGACGTGATCGGTCTCGTCGGAGTCAACGGCGCCGGTAAATCGTCCCTGCTCCGCCTGCTCGCCGGACTCGACCGCCCGGAGGAGGGCGAGCTGCGGCTCTCCCCGCCCACCGCCACCGTCGGCCACCTCCCGCAGGAGCCCGAGCGGCGCGAGGGCGAGACCGTGGCCGCGTTCCTGGCCCGCCGCACCGGCGTGGCCGACGCCCAGCGCGCCATGGACGAGGCGACGGAGGCCCTGGTCGCCGGGGCCCCGGGCGCGGACGACGCGTACTCCGAGACCCTGGAGCGGTGGCTCGCCCTCGGCGGTGCCGACCTGGAGGAGCGGGCCGCGCAGGTCGCGGCCGAGCTGGGCCTCACCGTGAGCCTGGACCTGCCCATGACCGCCCTCTCAGGCGGCCAGGCGGCACGCGCCGGGCTCGCCTCCCTCCTCCTCTCCCGCTACGACGTCTTCCTGCTGGACGAGCCCACCAACGACCTCGACCTCGACGGCCTGGAGCGCCTGGAGCGCTTCGTGGCGGGGCTGCGGGCCGGGACCGTCGTCATCAGCCACGACCGCGAGTTCCTGATGCGCACGGTCACCAAGGTGCTCGAACTCGACCTGGCCCAGCAGCAGATCAACCTCTACGGCGGTGGCTACGCGGCCTATCTGGAGGAGCGCGAGACCGCCCGTCGGCACGCCCGCGAGGGGTACGAGGAGTACGCCGACAAGAAGGCCGCCCTCGAAGCGCGCGGCCATATGCAGCGCTCCTGGATGGACAAGGGCGTCAAGAACGCCCGCCGCAAGGCCACCGACGGCGACAAGCTCGGCCGCAACGCCCGCAGCGAGGCCAGCGAGAAGCAGGCGGCGAAGGCGCGGCAGACCCAGCGCATGATCGAACGCCTCGACACCGTCGAGGAGCCGCGCAAGGAGTGGGAGCTGCGGATGGAGATCGCCACCGCCCCGCGCTCCGGCTCGGTCGTCGCGACCCTGCGCGAGGCCCAAGTGGTGCGCGGCGACTTCTCGTTCGGCCCCGCCTCGCTCCAGATCGACTGGGCCGACCGGGTCGCCATCACCGGAGCCAACGGCGCGGGCAAGTCCACCCTGCTCGCGGCCCTGTTGGAGCGGCTCCCGCTGGACTCCGGCCAGGCCGCGCTCGGTTCGGGCGTCGTGGTCGGCGAGGTCGACCAGGCCCGCAGGCTCTTCCTCGGCTCCCAGTCGCTGCTGGAGGCGTTCTGCGCCGCCGTCCCCGACACGGAACCGGCCGAAGTCCGCACACTGCTCGCCAAGTTCGGCCTGCGCGCCGACCATGTGATGCGCCCCGCCACCAGCCTCTCCCCGGGCGAACGCACCCGCGCCGCCCTCGCCCTGCTCCAGGGCCGGGGCGTCAACCTCCTGGTCCTCGACGAGCCGACGAACCACCTGGACCTGCCCGCCATCGAACAGCTGGAAGCGGCCCTGGAGAGCTACACGGGCACCCTGCTGCTGGTCACCCACGACCGGCGGATGCTGGAGGCGGTGCGCACCACGCGCCGTATCGAAGTGGCGGACGGCCAGGTCAAGGAAGTCTGAGCGGAGTTACGGGAAGGGGGGCGGGCCGCACACGGCGACCCGCCCCCAGTCTTTCCGGGTCAGCGCCCCCGGCCGCCACCCTGCTTCGGATCGGTCAGCCCGGCCCGCCGCAGCGCGTCGGCCATCGCGCTGTTCGCCGGGGCTGGAGCGCCCTGCCCCTGCCGGGAACCGCCACCGCCACCGCGCCGGTCCCGGCCGCCGCCCTGCCCGCCCTGCCCGCCCTGCCCGCCACCGGACCCCTGGCCGCCGCCCTGGCCCTGCCGCTGCCTCGGCGGACGGGCGCCGCCCCGCTCACCACGGCCCTGCCCGCCGCCCGCGCCCGGCTCGTCGTCCAGCCGCAGCGTCAGCGAGATCCGCTTGCGCTGCGCGTCGACGTCCATGACCTTGACCTTCACGATGTCCCCGGGCTTCACGACATCGCGCGGGTCCTTCACGAACGTCTTCGACAGCGCCGACACATGCACCAGACCGTCCTGGTGGACGCCGATGTCGACGAACGCGCCGAACGCCGCCACATTCGTCACGACGCCCTCCAGCACCATGCCGGGCTCCAGGTCGCCGAGCTTCTCGACGCCCTCCTTGAAGGTCGCCGTGCGGAACGCGGGACGCGGGTCGCGCCCCGGCTTCTCCAGCTCCTTCAGGATGTCCGTGACGGTCGGCAGACCGAACATGTCGTCCACGAAGTCCGCCGCGCGCAGCGACCGCAGCGCCTCCGCGTTGCCGATCAGCGAGGCGACCTCCCCGCCCGCCGCCTTGCTCATCCGCCGCACCACCGGGTACGCCTCCGGGTGCACGCTGGAGCCGTCCAGCGGATCGTCGCCGCCCCGGATCCGCAGGAATCCCGCGCACTGCTCGTACGCCTTCGGGCCGAGACGCGCCACGTCCTTGAGCGCCTTGCGGGAGCGGAAGGGTCCGTTGGTGTCGCGGTGCGCCACGATGTTCTCGGCGAGCCCCGAGCTGATCCCCGAGACCCGTGAAAGCAGCGGTGCGGATGCGGTGTTGACGTCCACGCCGACGCCGTTCACACAGTCCTCGACGACCGCGTCCAGCGAACGCGACAGCTTCACCTCGGACAGGTCGTGCTGGTACTGGCCGACGCCGATCGACTTCGGGTCGATCTTCACCAGCTCGGCCAGCGGGTCCTGGAGCCGCCGTGCGATCGAGACGGCGCCGCGCAACGACACGTCCATGTCGGGGAGTTCCTGCGAGGCGAAGGCGGAGGCGGAGTACACCGAGGCGCCCGCCTCCGAGACCATCACCTTGGTGAGCTTCAACTCCGGGTGCTTGTCGATCAGTTCACCGGCGAGCTTGTCCGTCTCGCGGGAGGCGGTGCCGTTGCCGATCGCGATCAGGTCGACCGCGTGCTCCTTCGCCAGGTGCGCCAGCTTGGCCAGCGCTTGGTCCCACTTGTTGGCGGGCACATGCGGGTGGATCACATCGGTGGCCACCACCTTGCCGGTCGCGTCGACGACCGCGACCTTCACCCCCGTACGGAAACCGGGGTCCAGGCCCAGCGTGGCGCGCGTCCCGGCCGGGGCGGCGAGCAGCAAGTCGCGCAGGTTCGAGGCGAAGACCCGTACCGCCTCGTCCTCCGCCGCCGTGCGCAGCCGCAGCCGCAGATCGATGCCCAGGTGCACCTGGATCCGGGTCCGCCACGCCCAACGCACCGTGTCGAGAAGCCACTTGTCGCCCGGGCGGCCCCGGTCGGCGATCCCGAAACGGCGGGCGACCATGTTCTCGTACGTGGAGGGGCCCGGCTTCTCGGCGGCCTCGGGCTCCTCCGGCTCCAGGACCAGGTCGAGTACGTTCTCCTTCTCGCCCCGCAGCATCGCCAGCACCCGGTGCGAGGGCAGCGCGGTGAACGGCTCCGCGAAGTCGAAGTAGTCGGCGAACTTGGCGCCCGCCTCCTCCTGGCCCTCCCGCACCTTCGCCGCCAGCCGCCCCCGGCTCCACATGCGCTCGCGCAGCTCACCGGTCAGGTCGGCGTCCTCGGAGAACCGCTCGGTGAGGATGGAGCGCGCGCCCTCCAGGGCCGCCGCCGCGTCCGCCACGCCCTTGTCGCCGTCCACGAACGCGGCAGCGGCGGCGAGCGGATCGGCCGACGGGTCGGCGAGCAGGCCGTCCGCCAGCGGTTCGAGCCCCGCCTCCCGGGCGATCTGCGCCTTCGTCCGCCGCTTCGGCTTGAACGGCAGGTAGATGTCCTCCAGGCGCGCCTTGGTCTCGGCACCCCGGATCGCGGCCTCCAGCGCGGCGTCCAGCTTGCCCTGTTCGCGGACGGAGTCGAGGATCGACGTCCGCCGCTCCTCCAGCTCCCGCAGATAGCGCAGCCGCTCCTCCAGCGTGCGCAGCTGCGCGTCGTCGAGCGATTCGGTCGCCTCCTTGCGGTAGCGCGCGATGAACGGCACGGTGGACCCGCCGTCGAGCAACTCGACGGCCGCCCTGACCTGTCGCTCACGTACGCCGAGCTCCTCGGCGATCCTGCCTTCGATGGACGTCGTCACGGTTTTCCCGACTCGCCTTCTCGTACTGGCTGTGCTGGCCGTGCTCGCGGTGCGATGAGCACGTTCTTACCTAGGCTTACCTAGGCCTGCATTCTGCCGGGTGGCCGGGGCCGATGTCGCGCGACCTCGGCGAACACGCCCGGAGCCCCCGCCACCGCGTGCGAGGGCTCCGGGTGTTGCAGCAGGGTCAGCGCCCGGTCGCCTCGGCCGGGAAAGCGCCGTTCGAGGCCGCCGTGAACAGGAAGCCGCGGCCCAGCTCGGTGAGCCGCTCCACGCCTTCCGCGCCCAGGTGTTCGTACGGGGCCCGGTCCATCCGGTCCGTCGCCTCCTCCACCTCCGCGCGCAGCGCCGTCCCCGCGTCGGTCAGCGCCAGCTCCTCGCCCGACTCCAGCAGCCCGCGCTCCCGCAGTCGGCCGGACGCCGCCTCCCAGTCGGTGCGGCGCCAGCCCCGGGAGGACAGGAGCCAGCGGATCGCCATGCCCTTGCCCGTGGCGGTGTGGCTGACGAGCGACTCCACCGGGTCCAGACCGGCGGCGAGCAGCGCCGCGAGGTGGGCGTCGCCACGGTGCTCGCGCAGCAGGGTCGCGGCGTGCCAGAACGCCAGGTGCGGCTCGTCGGGCACGGGCAGCTCCGCGTGCGCCGCGTACAGCGGGCGGGCGTGCGGGGTGCAGGCCTCGGTGGCGCGCAGCGCGAGCCGGGCCGCCTCCGCCATCTCGTCCGAGGCGATGATCTCCTCACCGAGCAGCCGCCGCAGCGTCGCGTCCGCCGCCCGCAGCCGTGCCCCGAGCACCTGCTCGGGCGAGGCCACGGACCAGACGGCGGGCACATGCTGGGCCACCAGGGCGGGGTTGAAGTTGTAGAAGGTCGCGGTGACGGTGCCCGCCCCCACGGCCCCGAACGCGGCGGCCCGGGTGGCGAAGTAGACGGCGCTCGGGTCCTCGACGCCGAGCTTGCCCAGCTCGGCGCCCAGGTCGGGGGAGAAGAAGAGGCACGAGTGCAGCGGGTTGACGGCGTTGTGGCAGCGGCGTTCCGCGCGGGCCGGAAGAGAACTCATACCCGCACGTTACCGACTGGTCGGTACGGCGGGAACCCTGGGGAGGGCCCAGGCGCGGGGAACGGCGCGATGGCAGAAAAGGTGGGGTATTCGTCGTTGTGGCCATCACCGCCCGCCGCCCAGGATGGCAGGTGTGATCCAGCGAACCGTGCTCGTCGTCCTCTTCGACGGCGTCCAGAGCCTCGACGCGACCGGCCCGATGGAGGTCTTCGCCGGGGCCTCCCGGGCGCCGGGCGCCTCCTACGACCTGCGGACCGCCTCCCTCGACGGCGGCCCCGTCCGGGCCACCAGCGGGCTGACCCTGATGCCCGACAGCAGCCTGGCGGAGGCACCCGTACCGCACACCCTGCTGGTCCCCGGCGGCTACGGCACCCGCTCCTCCCACCCGGAGCTGACGGCCTGGCTGCGGGCCCACGCGCCACGGGCCGAGCGGCTGGTCTCCGTATGCACCGGGGCCCTGCTGCTGGCCGAGGCGGGCCTCCTGGACGGCCACCGGGTAACCACCCACTGGAACTACTGCGAGCAGCTCGCCCGCGACTTCCCCGACGTCCACGTCGACCCCGACCCGATCTTCGTACGGGACGGGAAGCTGGCCACCTCGGCGGGCGTCACCGCAGGCATCGACCTGGCCCTCGCGCTCGTCGAGGAGGACCACGGGCGGGACCTCGCGCTGACCGTCGCCCGCCACCTCGTGGTCTTCCTGCGCCGCCCCGGCAACCAGGCCCAGTTCAGCGCGCAGCTCAGCGCCCAGACCGCACAGCGCGAACCACTGCGCGAGGTCCAGCACTGGATCACCCAGCACCCGGACGCCGACCTCGCCGTGGACTCCCTCGCGGCCCGCGCCCGGCTCTCGCCCCGGCACTTCGCCCGCGCGTTCCGGGCGGAGACGGGGACGACCCCGGGGCGGTACGTCGACCGCGTACGCCTGGAGCACGCCCGCAGGCTCCTGGAGGACACCTCCGAGCCGGTCGAACGGATCGCCCGCGCCAGCGGCTACGGCACGCCCGAAGCCATGCGCCGCGCCTTCGTGAAGGCACTCGCCACGGCACCCGCCGAGTACCGCCGCCGCTTCCGTACGCCGATGTCCACCACCTGACCCGCCCGTCCACCGAAAGGCAGACCGTGCAGATCGCCATCACCCTCTTCGACCGCTTCACCGCCCTGGACGCGGTGGGGCCCTACGAGATCCTCAGCCGCGCCCCGGGCGCCGAGGTCGTCTTCGTCGCCGAACGGACCGGCCCCGTGGCCAACGACAGCGGCAGCCTGGAACTCGTCGCCCACAAGACCCTCGCCGAGGTCCCGGCCCCCGACCTGGTGATCGTGCCGGGCGGACCGGGGCAGAGCGACCAGATGGAGAACGGGAC
Proteins encoded in this window:
- a CDS encoding FAD-dependent oxidoreductase; translated protein: MTVVADVIVVGGGVIGLTTAVTLAERGLRVRVWSRDPAGATTSAVAGALWWPYRIEPAERVGAWSLETLAVYEELAAGPGGTGVRLVAGVHGGERFAALGPWAAELKGAVEVAEGLRVVLPLLDMPVHLAWLEGRLVAAGGAVERRAVSGFEEAAASAPVVVNCTGLGARELVPDAGVRAVRGQLVVVENPGIAEWFTEADPASAATTYFFPQPAGLVLGGTAEADDERREPDPGTAREIVARCARVRPEIAGARVLGHRVGLRPAREAGVRIEAEALPGGGLLVHNYGHGGAGVTVAWGCARAAAALVG
- a CDS encoding ABC-F family ATP-binding cassette domain-containing protein, yielding MTATLVAKDLAAGHGDRTLFAGLDLVVAPGDVIGLVGVNGAGKSSLLRLLAGLDRPEEGELRLSPPTATVGHLPQEPERREGETVAAFLARRTGVADAQRAMDEATEALVAGAPGADDAYSETLERWLALGGADLEERAAQVAAELGLTVSLDLPMTALSGGQAARAGLASLLLSRYDVFLLDEPTNDLDLDGLERLERFVAGLRAGTVVISHDREFLMRTVTKVLELDLAQQQINLYGGGYAAYLEERETARRHAREGYEEYADKKAALEARGHMQRSWMDKGVKNARRKATDGDKLGRNARSEASEKQAAKARQTQRMIERLDTVEEPRKEWELRMEIATAPRSGSVVATLREAQVVRGDFSFGPASLQIDWADRVAITGANGAGKSTLLAALLERLPLDSGQAALGSGVVVGEVDQARRLFLGSQSLLEAFCAAVPDTEPAEVRTLLAKFGLRADHVMRPATSLSPGERTRAALALLQGRGVNLLVLDEPTNHLDLPAIEQLEAALESYTGTLLLVTHDRRMLEAVRTTRRIEVADGQVKEV
- a CDS encoding Tex family protein, whose translation is MTTSIEGRIAEELGVRERQVRAAVELLDGGSTVPFIARYRKEATESLDDAQLRTLEERLRYLRELEERRTSILDSVREQGKLDAALEAAIRGAETKARLEDIYLPFKPKRRTKAQIAREAGLEPLADGLLADPSADPLAAAAAFVDGDKGVADAAAALEGARSILTERFSEDADLTGELRERMWSRGRLAAKVREGQEEAGAKFADYFDFAEPFTALPSHRVLAMLRGEKENVLDLVLEPEEPEAAEKPGPSTYENMVARRFGIADRGRPGDKWLLDTVRWAWRTRIQVHLGIDLRLRLRTAAEDEAVRVFASNLRDLLLAAPAGTRATLGLDPGFRTGVKVAVVDATGKVVATDVIHPHVPANKWDQALAKLAHLAKEHAVDLIAIGNGTASRETDKLAGELIDKHPELKLTKVMVSEAGASVYSASAFASQELPDMDVSLRGAVSIARRLQDPLAELVKIDPKSIGVGQYQHDLSEVKLSRSLDAVVEDCVNGVGVDVNTASAPLLSRVSGISSGLAENIVAHRDTNGPFRSRKALKDVARLGPKAYEQCAGFLRIRGGDDPLDGSSVHPEAYPVVRRMSKAAGGEVASLIGNAEALRSLRAADFVDDMFGLPTVTDILKELEKPGRDPRPAFRTATFKEGVEKLGDLEPGMVLEGVVTNVAAFGAFVDIGVHQDGLVHVSALSKTFVKDPRDVVKPGDIVKVKVMDVDAQRKRISLTLRLDDEPGAGGGQGRGERGGARPPRQRQGQGGGQGSGGGQGGQGGQGGGRDRRGGGGGSRQGQGAPAPANSAMADALRRAGLTDPKQGGGRGR
- a CDS encoding GlxA family transcriptional regulator, with the translated sequence MAGVIQRTVLVVLFDGVQSLDATGPMEVFAGASRAPGASYDLRTASLDGGPVRATSGLTLMPDSSLAEAPVPHTLLVPGGYGTRSSHPELTAWLRAHAPRAERLVSVCTGALLLAEAGLLDGHRVTTHWNYCEQLARDFPDVHVDPDPIFVRDGKLATSAGVTAGIDLALALVEEDHGRDLALTVARHLVVFLRRPGNQAQFSAQLSAQTAQREPLREVQHWITQHPDADLAVDSLAARARLSPRHFARAFRAETGTTPGRYVDRVRLEHARRLLEDTSEPVERIARASGYGTPEAMRRAFVKALATAPAEYRRRFRTPMSTT